GACTACATATTTTATCGGATAAAAGAATTGCAGAGCATACCAGATTAATTGCCCTGTAAAATAAAGCAGTTCTCGggataaataaatgttaatgcTTATGGAAACAAATATTACCATATGAGAAGTTAAATATCTTATCTGAATTACTGTAGTTATAGTATGGGCATTGATTCTTGTAACAAAACCTAAATTCAAATATTCACGCTTCAGCGTAAACAGAAGTGTAGTGGTTTCCAAACTTTTACCTCTACGTAACACTTAACACTTTTTCCTTAACGTAACACTTACTGAAAGTTTTTGCGTATTagttcacgtggtggcctactagttaattattccagaaGTTCAAGAAACACCTACTAAAGCATCGGGGAACACTAGGGTTAGGCAGAACACAATTTGGAAAACACTGCAGTAGTGGATTGCCGTTAAGACAAAGATAAATGGCTTGTACGCAATAAAAGATGAGATTTACCAATATCAAACATTGTGAAGATTGATAATCATAAGctcataaaaaattaataagttcccctttcaaatcctgtcatctgtttctacgtCCCActtttaacgagggtgtcatgtgaccagcacatgAGATTTTCCACAGCTAAAGTCAGTTATCCACTAGAGCTAGGTGGACCctttaataaatcaataaaattctagaaaaagaaaagaaacttttttttttcaacgtatCAGTTCGAGTGTTATAGTATGTGCATCGaagttttctctctctctctctccctctctctctatcgttcattatttatttttttacataataatgtactattttaaaattgtggCGCTCTAGAGAAAGCCATAGAGTTTTGTTGTGGTCTAAAGAAGTAAAAAAGGTAGTAGaaattaacatattttaaaaaaataagactttcttacaATTTGTTTAACGTCTTTGTTACTAAGTGAAATTCTAAATCACTGTGTCTAGCGCTTATTCTCATTCTCAATTTCTTGTTAGCCTTATCCCAATGACTAGCAGGGTTATGAGAGGTCGTTGCATTGAGCTATTTGGTGTGTCTGTTTGTAGTTACtgtaaaatgtaacaaaattgaattattttaatACGAAGATTAAGAAGGAGTGCATTTCACGTGATTACACAATCgtagtttgtttttgttaaacaaaaaaaaaacatctacataaaaaaaaagcagcatatCAGAGGGCTCCATATATTAGATGTTAGATTTTATGACCTTGTGCTGTActtaccttttacctttacctgtaccttagtctattggaccgttgaggcaccaagcaagactcgtcgaccgtctttctccattcctgccTGTCCTTTGCCCTgtatagaacctctttcaatgacaggcccgttcattcttttatgttgtcctcccatcgctttctctgtctgcctcttcttctttttcctggttctgttccctgaaggaaggtttttgcgagccccgaagatcttgtaatatagccatagattttgagcttgcgttttttcactatagttagcaggtcatcatggggtccgatctcttggtttgtgatgctgtctttgaacgtgataccaaggatccttctatagcatctcaattccatagctaggatcctcctctctagctctacAGTCAGCGTacacaagcatataagaatgtggccatgaccaggcagcgcatcagtctgattttggggCCGAGGGCTAAGCCGTTGTCtgtccatattattttaagttttgaaagggctgtaCTTAGAAACGCATTTGATTTGACTGTTAAGAAGgaatggatatatatatagagagagagagaaagaaagagagagagagacagagagaaagaaacagagagatcTGATTGTTATTTTTCAACAGTACCTGTACTTCATTAATAAAATCAGACCCCATGCGCAGCTGAAGATACCCACACTGTGGAAACGCCTTGGCATGTTCTATCCATGGATGCTCCCTTTTTCGTCTTTCCCCAAGAGCACCTCCGCAGAAAAAACAGCAGACTGTTTTACCTTCAcctaaaagaagagaaaaaacaactaaccaTGGCATAATAAATTGAacaaaagtgtatatttaaaatgttacgTTTAGTAAAAGGTAAATTTTGTTCCTTTTAAATTGATGGTTAAATTTAGCACAACATTGAACGTAACCTGTGAAGTAGAATCCGGCATCAATAAGATGTTTCTTGTCTGCATAGGATATGTCTGGCCAATTGGTGAAAGTCTTAGCTCTGCTCTCCTTCGTTGTATATTGAGGAAACTTAGGTCTTCCTGTCTGAATGCCCAGTTCCGAGTAACTCCTTCGTGATTGCAGCACGTGTTCTTGTAATTGTGCTTGTTCCCCTTGAGTAACTTGCCTTCTGTCATTAATATATCCTTTCAGTGCAGTTTCAGATTGGAAAGACATAAGATGAATGCAGTTTGCTGATATTGTTCTTCTCTTCGTTGAGCCAGATCTATCATACATTTCAGTGTTATGATTCCTTGTTTCACAGCGCTCGTGTCTAGGCTCTCTTCTGGTCACACCGTGTGCTTGCGGGGAGCTCCTTAAGTTCTCAGACGTTGACGGCACTCTAGTCAATTGTCTgccttttttaatagtttgaGCTGGACAGAGTGGGCATACATCTTTTGGTAAACTAGACAGTGTTTCCGTTTTGTTCACTTGACTCTGGGGACAATGACTCGACAGTGTTGGATTTTCACTAAAGGAAGCATTTGATGTTGCGTAAAGACATGATGACGAGGGTATATCTTTATTGACATCCATATCTGTAGTCTGCTTTACATCACTATATCTGCTATCATCAGAGTATGCTGTACTCTGTGCGGGGTATTTATTGTAATCAGCATCTGCCAAAATAGCAAGGATCTCATCAACAGTGTTAGATCCAGCAGCAATAGGTATATTGCCACATTCTGTAGCATTTGCCATGGGGCAAACAGGAGACATCCTCTTGTGAACGGATGTGACATCTTCTGACTCAGTCCATTCGCTTTTAATGACATGACAAATATAACACATGACGGCATCATCTGATCCAGTGCCTATATAAACGAAGCCGTCACGAGCCAAAAGTAAAGCGAATTGGAAGGCACATTTTGGATACACGTGATACGTTCTGAGCCTTACTATTTCATAATTGAAATTAACCCTTAAACTGCCATTTGAAACTTGTGGACCGTGTACCATGTTGTGATGTACATGCTGAAGTGAAAATATCTGTAATACTGTTGAGTTTTGAGAATCACAACTTGGAGTCTTATTTCTAGTGCTACAATAAATATCTTTCCTTGCTAGATCATCTGTAataaaagacacacacacaaaaaaaactagtaTTAAAAATGGTAATACTGCGTGTTTGTGATAGTTAAATAGTGCATGAATACTGTGTGAAGAACAAACGGTGGCCATTCAaaatttaacaatctttttaatATATTCTCTTTTAACATAAATATCTTTCGACTCCATAAAATACAAGtgcaaagtgaaaaaaaaaaacgagtcaAATAACAAAATGCCAAATATTAATTTACTTATACTTATGCACCAAAATCTTagtaaacaaagttacaaagacattttgtgtagagacaaaaactcaaaatcggcccccgaagtggacCACCCAAGCTGGTataaagacaggtttcaatattttcagaaagaatatctg
This genomic stretch from Biomphalaria glabrata chromosome 4, xgBioGlab47.1, whole genome shotgun sequence harbors:
- the LOC106061668 gene encoding E3 ubiquitin-protein ligase XIAP-like, yielding MPESLCPRQNICFNSRVGFKKCIKISSDNKAKKMHKCRLETFQKKLISNHEMFQIGTYQRTRPSRLEKYNIRTCQGKLPRRHEKRRKKCLLRPKSLQQNETDFLLYRTIQSGSKEITAGSSSTLEKKKDDLARKDIYCSTRNKTPSCDSQNSTVLQIFSLQHVHHNMVHGPQVSNGSLRVNFNYEIVRLRTYHVYPKCAFQFALLLARDGFVYIGTGSDDAVMCYICHVIKSEWTESEDVTSVHKRMSPVCPMANATECGNIPIAAGSNTVDEILAILADADYNKYPAQSTAYSDDSRYSDVKQTTDMDVNKDIPSSSCLYATSNASFSENPTLSSHCPQSQVNKTETLSSLPKDVCPLCPAQTIKKGRQLTRVPSTSENLRSSPQAHGVTRREPRHERCETRNHNTEMYDRSGSTKRRTISANCIHLMSFQSETALKGYINDRRQVTQGEQAQLQEHVLQSRRSYSELGIQTGRPKFPQYTTKESRAKTFTNWPDISYADKKHLIDAGFYFTGEGKTVCCFFCGGALGERRKREHPWIEHAKAFPQCGYLQLRMGSDFINEVQSSNTTADTSSLASVSSYFDEPDSLLNEPSVRVLLDHGLDESLTLRAASRVKSLGGMLSSDAIKETMEELCHQEEETTATVSPQDLEEIKQLRKASSSLRQLVICKLCKNSDVQVAFLPCGHLVSCVECSLNPSYCPECRSEIIGIRRIFITGKSTNRQGRI